The following are from one region of the Cloacibacterium normanense genome:
- a CDS encoding DUF779 domain-containing protein, translating into MVKRLDVTEKALEVIKMLKEKHGDLMFYQAGGCCEGTQPQCFEKGGFYVRTNDAMIGLVDGFEFWIDRDLFEYWKFSHFTLDVTEGFGPGGFSLETPLGKTFKIIYRLFTEEELKDLEPVKRME; encoded by the coding sequence ATGGTAAAAAGGTTAGACGTAACAGAAAAAGCGTTGGAAGTCATTAAAATGCTAAAAGAAAAACACGGTGATTTAATGTTTTACCAAGCTGGTGGTTGCTGCGAAGGAACCCAGCCTCAATGTTTTGAAAAAGGAGGTTTCTATGTAAGAACCAATGATGCTATGATTGGTTTGGTAGATGGTTTTGAATTTTGGATTGATAGAGATTTATTTGAATACTGGAAATTTTCGCATTTCACGTTAGATGTTACAGAAGGTTTCGGACCAGGCGGTTTTTCTCTGGAAACACCATTGGGAAAAACTTTTAAAATTATTTACAGACTTTTTACTGAAGAAGAATTAAAAGATCTAGAGCCTGTAAAAAGAATGGAGTAA
- a CDS encoding M48 family metallopeptidase → MVQEVGTDQPKKLFLSNDVNAFVNYNSPFWSMFFPVRKNLTIGMGLINTTTVSELKAILAHEFGHFSQKSMKVGSYVNQANKMIYDMLYNNKGFADSMESFASTHAIIALFTRLAAWIIEGIQWVLTKFYDFLYLKHMSLSRQMEFNADAIATYVVGADVKTSALLRLDLSESALSNAMNFYLDKNVKADTKNIYQNQTTLLHYFAQENNHEIKNDLPYININEIERYNKSKLQIEDQWASHPTIKQRIEAIKKLNIPSENVDNRISKNILKHFDKYAEKFTNKLFEYNMLTHTEEFLSEEEFREQYKSIVNEKSFHKIFNSYYDFKNPIFENIENETSTVDDVIAQDFFSDEKVSLVFEKNALENDAKVLEMIQNGTYKLKTFDYDGAKFTKSQTPKVLKILKQREEQVDQKIKENDDAILKYLLHKASLEQKEKFSELANRFTQTDKDFDEYYNAFQEFVPYINFMSQRLDFETIMRNRNIMVSKEKIFKKKVTELLSSAFAMYMEEEDQEVLREYVDADFIYFENNKYNDSEIQILDKALGKYQETMSKFYFKLKKELLELMVEILE, encoded by the coding sequence GTGGTACAAGAAGTAGGAACAGATCAACCTAAAAAGCTGTTTTTATCTAATGATGTAAATGCTTTTGTAAACTACAACTCTCCTTTTTGGAGCATGTTTTTCCCAGTAAGAAAAAATCTTACTATAGGAATGGGCTTAATCAATACCACTACGGTAAGTGAATTAAAAGCGATTCTTGCACATGAATTTGGACATTTTTCTCAAAAAAGCATGAAGGTAGGAAGCTATGTAAATCAAGCCAATAAAATGATTTACGACATGCTGTACAATAACAAAGGTTTTGCAGATTCTATGGAAAGTTTTGCGAGTACTCATGCTATCATTGCACTTTTTACAAGATTGGCAGCGTGGATTATTGAAGGAATTCAATGGGTGTTGACTAAGTTTTATGATTTTTTATATCTGAAACACATGTCGCTAAGCAGACAGATGGAATTTAATGCAGATGCAATCGCTACGTATGTGGTAGGTGCCGATGTTAAAACTTCTGCTCTTCTAAGATTAGACCTTTCAGAATCGGCGCTTTCTAATGCGATGAATTTTTACCTTGACAAAAACGTAAAAGCCGACACCAAAAATATTTATCAAAATCAGACTACCTTGTTGCATTATTTTGCTCAAGAAAATAACCATGAAATTAAAAATGATTTGCCGTATATCAATATTAATGAAATAGAAAGATATAATAAATCTAAGCTTCAAATTGAAGATCAATGGGCTTCTCACCCAACCATAAAACAAAGAATTGAAGCCATCAAAAAACTCAATATTCCTTCTGAAAATGTAGACAATAGGATTTCTAAAAACATCTTGAAGCATTTTGATAAATACGCAGAGAAATTTACCAATAAACTCTTCGAGTATAATATGCTTACGCATACAGAAGAATTTCTTTCCGAGGAAGAATTCAGAGAGCAATATAAAAGCATAGTGAATGAAAAGTCCTTCCATAAGATATTTAATTCTTATTATGATTTTAAAAATCCAATTTTCGAAAATATTGAAAATGAAACTTCTACTGTAGATGATGTCATAGCTCAAGATTTTTTCTCAGACGAAAAAGTAAGCCTTGTCTTTGAAAAAAATGCATTAGAAAACGATGCTAAAGTCTTAGAAATGATTCAAAATGGAACGTATAAATTGAAAACCTTTGATTATGACGGTGCAAAATTCACCAAAAGTCAAACACCAAAAGTCCTGAAAATTCTAAAACAAAGAGAAGAACAAGTTGACCAAAAAATCAAAGAAAATGATGATGCTATTTTAAAGTATCTTTTGCATAAAGCTTCGCTTGAACAAAAAGAAAAATTTTCTGAATTGGCAAATCGTTTTACACAGACAGATAAAGATTTTGATGAGTATTACAATGCTTTTCAAGAGTTTGTTCCATATATCAATTTCATGTCTCAAAGGCTTGATTTCGAAACGATTATGAGAAACAGAAACATAATGGTTTCTAAAGAAAAGATTTTCAAAAAGAAAGTTACAGAGCTCTTATCTTCTGCTTTTGCCATGTATATGGAAGAAGAAGACCAAGAAGTACTAAGAGAATATGTGGATGCAGATTTTATTTACTTCGAAAACAATAAGTATAACGATTCAGAAATACAAATTTTAGACAAAGCTCTAGGAAAATACCAAGAAACCATGAGCAAATTTTATTTCAAATTGAAAAAAGAATTATTAGAACTTATGGTAGAAATTTTAGAATAA
- a CDS encoding aldehyde dehydrogenase family protein gives MSTHINRPVLKEKYDNYINGKWTAPSTGQYFEVLSPLDGKVMAKAAHSAKQDIEMAVDAASEAFKTWSETSATERSIILNKIADRIEENLPYIAAVETVDNGKAIRETLAADLPLAVDHFRYFASVIRAEEGSISELDKDTVSIIVHEPIGVIAQIIPWNFPILMAVWKLAPALAAGNCVVLKPAESTPVSIMVLMELIEDLLPAGVVNIVNGFGAELGRTLVTNPKVAKAAFTGSTATGRMVMQYATENIIPVTLELGGKSPNIFFPSVMDADDEFFDKAIEGAVLFALNQGEICTCPSRLLVHESIADKFLERVVERTKAIKTGNPLDPTVMMGAQASQIQKDKILSYIKLGKEEGAELLCGGEVNHLGGDLEGGYYIQPTIFKGHNKMRIFQEEIFGPVLAVTTFKSTEEAIEIANDTMYGLGAGVWTRDAHELYRVPRAIKAGRVWVNQYHAYPAGAPFGGYKQSGIGRENHKMMLDHYRQSKNMLISYNKNKLGFF, from the coding sequence ATGTCAACACACATCAATCGTCCGGTTTTAAAAGAAAAATACGACAATTACATTAACGGAAAATGGACTGCTCCTTCTACAGGACAGTATTTCGAAGTGCTTTCTCCACTTGATGGAAAAGTTATGGCAAAAGCTGCACACTCTGCGAAACAAGACATAGAAATGGCTGTGGATGCTGCATCTGAAGCTTTCAAAACATGGAGCGAAACTTCTGCTACAGAACGCAGCATTATTTTGAATAAAATTGCAGATAGAATCGAGGAAAATCTACCCTATATCGCTGCAGTAGAAACCGTAGATAATGGTAAAGCCATTAGAGAAACTTTGGCGGCAGATTTACCTTTGGCAGTAGATCATTTTAGATATTTTGCTAGTGTAATAAGAGCTGAAGAAGGTTCTATTTCTGAATTAGACAAAGACACCGTTTCTATCATCGTACACGAACCTATTGGTGTAATCGCACAAATTATTCCTTGGAACTTCCCTATTCTAATGGCAGTTTGGAAACTGGCTCCTGCTCTAGCTGCAGGAAACTGTGTAGTTCTGAAACCAGCAGAAAGTACGCCTGTTTCTATTATGGTTTTAATGGAGCTAATTGAAGATTTACTTCCTGCAGGTGTAGTGAATATTGTCAATGGTTTCGGAGCGGAGTTAGGAAGAACTTTAGTAACCAATCCAAAAGTGGCAAAAGCAGCGTTTACAGGTTCTACAGCTACGGGTAGAATGGTAATGCAATATGCTACAGAAAATATTATTCCTGTGACTTTAGAATTGGGAGGTAAGTCTCCTAACATCTTCTTCCCTTCTGTGATGGATGCAGATGACGAATTTTTTGACAAAGCCATTGAAGGAGCGGTATTATTTGCTCTAAATCAAGGTGAAATCTGTACTTGTCCTTCTAGATTATTGGTTCATGAATCAATTGCTGATAAATTCTTAGAAAGAGTGGTAGAAAGAACTAAAGCCATCAAAACAGGAAATCCTCTTGACCCAACCGTAATGATGGGTGCTCAAGCTTCACAAATTCAAAAAGATAAAATCCTTTCTTACATCAAATTAGGCAAAGAAGAAGGTGCAGAATTGCTTTGTGGTGGAGAAGTGAATCATCTAGGTGGAGATTTAGAAGGTGGATATTACATTCAGCCAACCATTTTTAAAGGGCACAACAAAATGAGAATCTTCCAAGAAGAGATTTTCGGGCCAGTGTTAGCAGTAACTACTTTTAAATCTACAGAAGAAGCGATAGAAATTGCGAACGATACTATGTATGGACTTGGAGCGGGAGTTTGGACGAGAGATGCACATGAATTATACAGAGTTCCTAGAGCGATAAAAGCAGGTAGAGTTTGGGTAAATCAATATCACGCATATCCAGCTGGCGCACCTTTTGGCGGTTACAAACAATCTGGTATTGGTAGAGAAAACCACAAAATGATGCTTGATCATTACAGACAATCAAAAAACATGTTGATTTCTTACAACAAAAATAAACTAGGATTTTTCTAG